The Stigmatopora nigra isolate UIUO_SnigA chromosome 23, RoL_Snig_1.1, whole genome shotgun sequence genome includes the window aaaacaatatttaacaaTTATATCTTATGTTATTGTGACAGGGAATGCTTTGAAATCAGATCACAAAGATGTAGAAATGAGAAATTCCGAGACATGCCggggatttgagatacgagtgaattaCCGAGACATGCCGGGGATTTAAGATTACGAGTCAAATTCCGAGACTTGCCGggggatttgagatacaagtgaaATTCCGACACATGCCGgggctttgagatacgagtaaaattctgagACGTGCCAGTGATTTGAGATACAGGTAAAATTCCGAGACATGCCagggatttgagatacgagtcaaattccGAGACATGCCGGGGATTTGAGATGAGTCAAATTCTGAAACATACCGggggatttgagatacgaataaaaTTCCGAGACATAACAggggatttgagatacaagtcaaattcAGAGACATGCCggggatttgagatacgagtcaaattccGAGACATGCCGgggatttgagatatgagtcaaATTCAGAGACATAATGggggatttgagatacgagtcaaattccAAGGCATGCCGgggatttgagatatgagtcaaATTCCGAGACATGCCggggatttgagatacaagtcaaattcCGAGACATGCCAgggatttgagatatgagtcaaATTCCGAGACATAACGGGATTtaagatacgagtcaaattccaaaacatgccggagatttgagatacgagtcaaattcaGAGACATGCTGGGGATTTGAGATGAGTCAAATTCCGAGACATAACGGGGGATTTGAGATACCCGTAAAATTCagataaaattagaattaagtttaatgtaaGGTTAGATGAAAATTTGTTTTTGAGTGTCTGTGTATCTTAATccgagttcatttaaatttctgtTGTTATGCACTCCTCTTTGTACTGAATAGTCATTTTCTTAGTATTCAACATCATGCCCACGAGATAGTTATTAGTTACTCTATTAGTTGATgccgaattaaaacaaataaaaatgttttggggttccaaaatcctgttttttttcagtgtgaacaaattaatttatatttagatcatttctatgggaaaagttgatttgagatacgagtaaatcgacatacgagctcggccCGGGAACACATCAAACTCATATCTCAGGGTCATTtatattttgtagaaaaaacaaataagaaaagatACATTTCCATGAAAATTAGGACAAGTGCAAGGAAGTGGATGACAATAGTATTCTTTCAGGTAGAAGTTCGGAGTATCCACGGCAGCACTCCCCTGTGTAACGCCTGCTCTTCCGGTAGCTTGGAGTGCGTCAAACTTCTGTTGAAATACGGCGCCAAAATCAACCCATCGCTTACGTCTTTGACCGCATCCCCCCTGCATGAGGCCTGCATCCAAGGCAAAAATGTCACAGGTCTCCCCGATGTAGATAACCAATGATAACTAATGCTTTCTATCCTCCTCAGGGAATGCTGAGATAGTGAGGCTACTAATAGCCAACGGCGCCAATCTGGAGGCGTACCATGTCCACTTGGGCCCGCCCCTGCACATCGCTTGTGCTAAAGCGCAGGTAGAATGCGTCAAGGAGCTACTACTTGCAGGTCAGATcgcataccgtatttactcgcatataagccgcacccttaaaatggccttcatATCATCCAATTTTGCATTTTCTCGCggtccctgattcacaattttcacctccatattgaaGGTATAATAGgaagtaaaaatgtgttactttgaagggaaaatcatatgaaaaatgattgttttatttttagatactgtatgaatcaaaagcacacatcataaggaattaattcatctaTTAATGGTTGTTTTCGTACTGCTAAAcagaaaataagcaacaaatagTCCCGTATTtgtacgactataaggcgcacttaaaagtcttaaattttctccaaaatagacagtgcgccttataagcttatatatggaataaacagaaaacccaaaaacaaacaccaccactgtcggatattaaaaaaacaaaaacgcctgaactgaaacaatactgttaaatatgcagatgccatcttagtttacaaaattttccatcatattgctcctcccccactgcaagatttcatacaaaaaaatccaaaatatcaacaatggctggctctagaggtgactgtagtgagtgcttcatacctggaagtcaatagcaattaccatattttcacaactataaggcgcacttaaaagtcttaaattttctccaaaatagacagtgcaccttataatacagtgctccttataatacagtgcgccttataatacaatgcgccttataatacagtgcgccttatatatggaaaaaatgtaattcgcCTTATAGGCGTGAAAATACGGAACATGttaatttgccgacatctactggtgaaaaaagagtatagcaagtcttgtgcgcatataagtcgtaccctttttttttagttacaaatacggatTATATGCGTGAAAATACGATGATAAGGGACCATGGGTCCTCTGGGGAGGTCTGCATAAACAGACGTTGGACATTTTGCAGGTGCCGATGTGAATTCGAGCAAATTTCATGAAACGGCTTTGCACCACGCGGCTAGGCTGGAAGCGCCGGATCTGATCAAACTACTGGTGGAGTTTGGAGCCAATACGCGGCCACTTGACAACTCAGGACTGAAACCCAGCGATTACTCTCAAGCGGCTTCGCCGTCCTGCCTCTGTTTGAAGTTTTACGAAAGTGCGGCGAGCGGCGTCGAGGTGGGCTTGTTTTTTGAAAGtgacgtttttttgtgtttttgtgttttacccCAGGCAATCCGCTGAACCTTCAGCAGCTTTGCAGAATCACTGTGAGGAGAGCGCTCGGTACCAGCGCCTTCACAGACATAGGTTTGCTGGACACATCGCATATTATTAAAAGCTATctgcattttcattaaaaaggaGCGAAAAGCAAccgtaaagtaaggcttttttcttccaaaaaaaccacatagtatagtaagggttttttcttccaaaaaacaacatagtataggaaggctttttttcctcaaaaaacgacatagtataggaaggctttttttctcaaaaaatgtcatagtatagtaaggattttttcttccaaaaaaacgacatagtaactttaaaaagttgacagatcgaccgggtcagcacaagatacgatacatataaaaaagtgcatccgttaacagtacatatgaaacataaacagaaaaaaatgacttaagtataaagtaaagtaaaagggaatgtattaagaaagtgtatttaaaaaagatagaggggctgtaaaatacgaaaaacaaataagagtggacagagctactgcaactggcttccgcgtgacggcgccatcttggggagagaaaaaaactaaatcttaGAAGGTCTCGCGAGCCGTAGTTTTCCAATATCTGAACTAGAGCAATATAAGACATCTTCAAATCACATTGTTCAAATCTCTgacaaaataaagttttaaaaattaaaaaccgAATAGAAGTGTAATATGAGTTCAACATCCAGGTTGACTTGTTGGAAAGTTAACATGTCAGTTGATTATTCAATTGACGCAAAAAAACCTAACGTTAGTCCTGTTTCATTAAGAATATTTAATTACTGactgaaaaacatttgaaatgagcTCTGGCGCACGAATCAGATGATTAGCGTTGATTATCAGGAtagtatatttgattttttttgacaattgagTGCAGCTCCACTTGCGCAGAGCTACAAAAAATTGGATAAATCCTCTTgttgttcctccccacggaaatctttagtaaaaggcaaAAGTTTTATACGATCTGAAGAGGAACAAGACTGCACTGACGCTAACATAATAGAACAAGCTTTGTATAGATCCGTAATAGTACTTTAACATACAGGCTAACGCCCTCCAAACTAGTGGGAGGCTCTAGTACTTTGAGCAGCCAATGGTTGCAGCGGCTGTATTATGCAGCCAATCCCGTTGCAGCAGTTGTATTATGCAGCCAATCCCGTTGCAGCAAGTATGAGGCAGTAAGGGCATTGAAGTACCGTTGtgatgcatatatatacacatcattTAGGTCCAAATGATCAAATAATGTTTATAACTTTCAGAGATTCATTTAATATTGACACCGAGTACGGTTGAGAAGGTAGTCGCTgtgtttatacattttaatataaagaATGTTTGGGAAATACCAGGCGTGGTGGGCCATGTGAATCACGTTAGGGAGTAGAGAACTAATGTGAATGATGATCCACCACGGACCATTCGTTGTTTTGTGCTACATTTCAAGTGAAAACCAATCCTGAATAATTAGAGTGCTCAAACATTCAACTTTGACAATAACGTACCAAGtgaatttattttgaatatattatACGCTAGCTGAATCACCTTCATGATCATAGTATCTCCCCTACC containing:
- the asb13a.1 gene encoding ankyrin repeat and SOCS box protein 13a.1 — translated: MPMMQRDARFIYSLVNIMAVTPARRSSLHDLGLWADRTALHEAAFQGRALQLIRLIESDASVNIVTVDNVTPLHEACLNAHPHCARLLLEAGAQVEVRSIHGSTPLCNACSSGSLECVKLLLKYGAKINPSLTSLTASPLHEACIQGNAEIVRLLIANGANLEAYHVHLGPPLHIACAKAQVECVKELLLAGADVNSSKFHETALHHAARLEAPDLIKLLVEFGANTRPLDNSGLKPSDYSQAASPSCLCLKFYESNPLNLQQLCRITVRRALGTSAFTDIGLLDTSHIIKSYLHFH